In Papio anubis isolate 15944 chromosome 17, Panubis1.0, whole genome shotgun sequence, the following are encoded in one genomic region:
- the LOC101016024 gene encoding galectin-9 isoform X6 yields the protein MAFSGSQAPYLSPAIPFSGTIQGGLQDGLQITVNGTVLSSSGSRFAVNFQTGFSGNDIAFHFNPRFEDGGYVVCNTRQNGSWGPEERKMHMPLQKGMPFDLCFLVQSSDFKVMVNGSLFVQYFHRVPFHRVDTISVNGSVQLSYISFQNPRTVPVQPAFSMVPFSQPVCFPPKPKGRRQKPPGVRPANPAPITQTVIHTVQSAPGQMFSTPALPPMMYPHPAYPMPFVTTIPGGLYPSKSIILSGTVLPSAQRFHINLCSGSHIAFHLNPRFDENAVVRNTQINNCWGSEERSLPRKMPFVRGQSFSVWILCDAHCLKVAVDGQHLFEYYHRLRNLPAINKLEVGGDIQLTHVQT from the exons ATGGCCTTCAGCGGTTCCCAGGCTCCCTACCTGAGCCCA GCCATCCCCTTTTCTGGAACTATCCAAGGAGGTCTCCAGGACGGACTTCAGATCACTGTCAATGGGACTGTTCTCAGCTCCAGTGgaagcag GTTTGCTGTGAACTTTCAGACCGGCTTCAGTGGAAACGACATTGCCTTCCACTTCAACCCTCGGTTTGAAGACGGAGGGTACGTGGTGTGCAACACAAGGCAGAATGGAAGCTGGGGGCCCGAGGAGAGGAAGATGCACATGCCCCTCCAGAAGGGGATGCCCTttgacctctgcttcctggtgcAGAGCTCGGATTTCAAG GTGATGGTGAACGGGAGCCTCTTCGTGCAGTACTTCCACCGCGTGCCCTTCCACCGTGTGGACACCATCTCCGTCAATGGCTCTGTGCAGCTGTCCTACATCAGCTTCCAG AACCCCCGCACAGTCCCTGTTCAGCCCGCCTTCTCCATGGTGCCGTTCTCCCAGCCTGTCTGTTTCCCACCCAAGCCCAAGGGGCGCAGACAAAAA CCTCCCGGCGTGCGGCCTGCCAACCCGGCTCCCATT ACCCAGACAGTCATCCACACGGTGCAGAGCGCCCCTGGACAGATGTTCTCT ACTCCCGCCCTCCCACCTATGATGTACCCCCACCCCGCCTAT CCAATGCCTTTTGTCACCACCATTCCGGGAGGACTGTATCCATCCAAGTCCATCATCCTGTCGGGCACTGTCCTGCCCAGTGCTCAGAG GTTCCACATCAACCTGTGCTCTGGGAGCCACATCGCCTTCCACCTGAACCCCCGTTTTGATGAGAACGCTGTGGTCCGCAACACCCAGATCAACAACTGTTGGGGGTCTGAGGAGCGAAGTCTGCCCCGAAAAATGCCCTTCGTCCGAGGCCAGAGCTTCTCG GTGTGGATCTTGTGTGATGCGCACTGCCTCAAGGTGGCCGTGGATGGTCAGCACCTGTTTGAATATTACCATCGCCTGAGGAACCTGCCCGCCATCAACAAACTGGAAGTGGGGGGCGACATCCAGCTGACCCACGTGCAGACATAG